The Chryseobacterium indologenes genomic sequence TTGCAGCAATCTCACTTCAGATTTTCTCGCACTCAATAATACTGCTAAGATCTGTACCTATTTGAATAATACGATTAAATTGTAAACCAGCATCCTTTATAAGTGATTTAAAATCGTTTAATGTCCTTTCTTTTCCTGAGAGACAAGCCATCATCACGATATCCTGCAATTTGCCAATATGGGGTTGATTTTGAGAATCATCAGGAATAACTGCATCTATTATCAACAATCTGGATCCTTTATTCATAGCCCGAAAGCATACTTTTAAAATAGCTATACATTCTTCATCATTCCAGTCATGAAGAATCCATTTCATAGTATATAGATCAGCATTATCAGGGACTTTTTCAAAAAAACTACCTTCCGAAACGGTACACCGTTCCTTTAAATTTTCAGGAATAAGCTCAGTCGTTTTTCTGACAACATCACCGGCATCAAAAACTACTCCCGATGGGCCAGGCGTAGCATTTAATATTGAAAACATCATTGATCCGTTTCCACCACCTATATCTACGATCTTCTTATAGCTACTAAAGTCATAAACATTAATGATTTTTTTCGAGGACAACTCCTGACAATCCCGTCATTCCCCTACCAAAATTGGCTCCCAATTCAGGATATTTTTTATAATATTCCCACAGATTCATACCATGAACATATTCAAAAGGAACTTTTCCGGTTTGTACATTATAAGTCAGTTCTCTGAAAACAGTTAAGCTTTCCCTCATATTAGCGAGAACAAAATCTTTTAAAGTTCCGGGAACATCTGTTTGTAAAGCTGCTCCAAAATCATTTAATAAAAAGGTTCTGTTTTCAAGTTCTTCAAAAATACCTACGCTACTTAAGGCTCTCATAATTCGATATAGCTGCCCTTCTAATACATTTAGCTCTTGGGCCAATGAAGCTATTGTTTTTGGTCCACCTGCAAGATGATCTGCAATATTCAGTTCAGAAGCCGTGTGCATACATCCTGCGATCCATATACCTGCCAATAATTCATACATTTTTAAGGTATATTCCGGTTTAATTTCTCTCTTCATGACTTATATTTTTTAATTGTTTTTTTTCTTGTTCTTATTTAATTTTTAAAATAAAAAAATGTACAACCATACGTCAATCAGCAATATGTGAAAATAATTATTTTTTTCTTTCCTTTTTTCTTTTTGTATGGAAAACACATACTTCATTCTATCCATTTACAAACGGATAATTCCCTATCTTTGTTAAAATTCTTTATGAAAAGGGATATTAACATCTTTGAATTTCCTCTCAATCTTGGACTTACAAAAAAGGACCATGAAGTTGAACCCGGGGTCAGGAAACTTCCGGATTGGCTCAAGAAATTTGACTTTCACAAAAGAATATCTCCCCATCGTGTTTTCCGACTGGAAGCTCCCAAATATGCCATGAACTTTGATGAGGAATCCGGCGTCAGAAATGCAGATAAGATCATTGAATATGCGAAGCAACAAGCTGAGCTCCTTCTTCAAAACTATGATAGAAATGTTTTTAATATTATCCTGGGAGGTGACTGCAGTATTCTGATCGGGAACGCTGTTGCTTTGAGGAAAATAGGTAATTTCGGACTTTTCTACCTCGATGGACACACTGATTTTATTCCCCCACACTTATCCGAAACCGGTGGGGCTGCAGGCATGGATCTAGCCATTATGTCCGGGATCGGGCACAACAAACTAACCGACATTAACGGACTTAAACCTTATTTTCAGGAAGACAATATTTTCTGCTGTGGAAATGCAGAAACTGATGATGAAGAATATGTCAATCAGATTATTAATTCTCAAATACATTACTTCGATCTTGAAAATCTGAGAAAAAACGGCTTTAGAAAAACAGCTGAGGATTTCCTGAAAATAATTACAGAAAAACAGCTTGACGGATTCTTTATTCATCTGGATGCAGACATCCTCAAAGACGAGATCATGGCTGCTGTAGACAGCAGAACAGAAGATGGAATCGATTATCATAATCTCCACGAAATTCTTACACCTTTGGTGGAAAGCCCAAAATGCTTTGGCATCGAAATGACCATTCTGGATCCCGATTATGATAAAGAAGGTGTTTATACCCGTCCTTTCGCAGACAATTTAATTCAAATCATAAAAAATAAAGAAGATTAAATGAAGAAGAGTTTAAAAAGAACATTCAGAGTTTCAAAATATGTCATCTATAAAGAGACGCTCGTTGACTATAAAGAACATTTCTGGTCATTTCTGGGAGCATTTTTTGGAATTGGTATCATCGCTTTTATACAGTCGCATTCTTTAGCGCAGACTGAAAATATATTTCTGATCGGTTCTTTCGGAGCATCAAGTGTCTTGATTTACGGGGCTATTCAAAGTCCGTTGGCACAACCCCGAAATCTTGTTGGCGGTCATGTTCTTTCGGCGTTGGTTGGAGTTACCGTTTATCAGATTGTTCCTGATATCATCTGGCTTTCGGCACCACTCGCTGTGGCATTTTCTATTGTATTGATGCAGTATACCAAGACTCTTCATCCGCCGGGAGGTGCTACGGCCCTCATTGCGGTAAGCTCAACCGGAAAAATTCCGGAATTAGGATACTGGTACGTTATCTCCCCTGTTCTGTCGGGGTGTATTATCCTGCTGCTTGTGGCCTTATTTTTCAATAATATAACGCCCAACAGAAGCTATCCGTCTCACAGCAGGTTTAAAAGATTGCTAAGAAAAAAGCATATACACGGTCATACAAATCCACATAAAAAATGAAAAAATAAAAATCATGAACTGTCTGGAATGTGGCGAAAAAATAATCGGGAGGTCTGATAAAAAATTCTGCAATGACGCCTGCCGTAATGCCTTCAATAATAAGCAGAATAAGGATTCCAGTAATCTGATGCGAAATATCAATAACAAGCTTCGTAAAAACTACCGTATTCTTGTGGAAGTAAATGTAGAGGGTAAAGCAAAGGTCACCCGGGCTAAGCTTGAAAGTCTTGGCTTTGATTTTGATTATTTTACTAATGTGAAAGTCTATAAAAATGGCTCAGAATATAAGTTTATTTACGATTACGGTTATAAACTTTTGGAAGATGATTTCGTTCTGATTGTCAAAAATCAGGCTTAACATCGTCTATACACCACTAAAATCTATTATTATGAAAGAAGTTGTTCTGATTACCGGCGGCGGCGGCATGATCGCCAAAGAACTGGCTAAAAGAATCGGGAATGAGTATGAGCTGAGGTTCCTGACCCGCAAAAAAAAACATGCCCATGAATTTGAATGGGATATTAAAAAGAAAACTGCTGATGAGAAAGCGTTTGAAAATGTTTCTCATATTATTCACCTGGCAGGTGCCAATATTTCTGAGAAACGCTGGACGGATGAGCGAAAAAAAGAACTGATATCAAGCAGGATAGACTCTGCCGCTTTGCTTCGAAATATTTTAGCTAAGAAAGAGATTAAACTGAAATCCTTTATTTCAGCTTCGGGAATCAATTTTTATGGTACCCGCACAAGTGAGAAAATTTACACTGAAAGTGATCCTCCGGGACATGATTTTTTAAGTGAGGTCGTGGTTTTATGGGAAAATGCAGCGGATCATTTCAAAGAACATAATATTGCAGAAAGAGTAGTAAAAATTCGTACCGCAGTCGTGCTTTCGGAGACAGACGGAGCCCTAAAGAAAATGATTACTCCCATTCAGTATTATATCGGATCACCTTTGGGAAGCGGAAAACAGTATATGCCGTGGATTCATATTGAAGATATTTGTTCAATCTATGAATTCGCTTTAAAAAACCCGGGTATACACGGTGCTTACAATGCCGTTTCTCCACAACATATCACCAATGCAGAACTGACAAAAGAAATTGCCAAAGTATTACAAAAACCCTTATGGATGCCTAATGTTCCTTCTTTTATTTTAAAGTTGATATTTGGAGAACTTTCTACCGCTGTATTGGAAGGATCAAGAGCTTCGTCACAAAAAATCCGGGAAGCAGGATTCCGGTTTACATTCGGTGATCTCCAAGAGGCTTTACAGGATTTACTTAGAAAAAAATAAATATTAATATCTAAATACAGAATATCGCTCTTATGCACAATCCTACTATTACTATTCTCAAAACAGAAATATTATCAGACAACTGGTATACTTTAAATAAAGTAACCTATACTATTCAAAAAAAAGACGGAACTACGGAAACCCAAAGCAGAGAAGCCTATGACAGAGGCAATGGAGCGGTTATCCTTTTGTATAATACCGATTCCCAAACGGTTATTCTGACAAGACAATTCCGGTTACCAACCTACATCAACGGAAATAGTACAGGAATGCTTATCGAAGCCTGTGCCGGACTTCTTGATCATGATAATCCCGAAGATTGCATAAAACGGGAAACAGAAGAAGAAACGGGATATAAGATTTCAAAAGTTGAAAAAGTATTCAATGCCTATATGTCTCCGGGTTCTGTCACAGAAATTCTTCACTTTTTTATCGCTGAATATTCCAATGAAATGAAAGTTGCAGAGGGTGGCGGGCTTGAAGAAGAAGGAGAAAATATTGAAGTCCTGGAATTAGATTTCGAAAAAGCTCTTGCTATGATAGACAGCGGGGAAATCAATGATGCCAAGACCATTATACTGTTACAGCATTTAAGAATTAAGAGCATTTTATAAAGGTATCACGATATGAAAATTCAAATCAGGATTATTCCGGGAGATTAAGATACTGCTGCTAAAAACCGATAACCGATGACCAAATCTCTGGCAATAAAGATCATTCAGATTATAGCGGTATGCTTAGTGATCTTCTTCAGTATTATAATGCTGAAAACGATTTCTCAGTATACT encodes the following:
- the nudK gene encoding GDP-mannose pyrophosphatase NudK codes for the protein MHNPTITILKTEILSDNWYTLNKVTYTIQKKDGTTETQSREAYDRGNGAVILLYNTDSQTVILTRQFRLPTYINGNSTGMLIEACAGLLDHDNPEDCIKRETEEETGYKISKVEKVFNAYMSPGSVTEILHFFIAEYSNEMKVAEGGGLEEEGENIEVLELDFEKALAMIDSGEINDAKTIILLQHLRIKSIL
- a CDS encoding TIGR01777 family protein; amino-acid sequence: MKEVVLITGGGGMIAKELAKRIGNEYELRFLTRKKKHAHEFEWDIKKKTADEKAFENVSHIIHLAGANISEKRWTDERKKELISSRIDSAALLRNILAKKEIKLKSFISASGINFYGTRTSEKIYTESDPPGHDFLSEVVVLWENAADHFKEHNIAERVVKIRTAVVLSETDGALKKMITPIQYYIGSPLGSGKQYMPWIHIEDICSIYEFALKNPGIHGAYNAVSPQHITNAELTKEIAKVLQKPLWMPNVPSFILKLIFGELSTAVLEGSRASSQKIREAGFRFTFGDLQEALQDLLRKK
- a CDS encoding HPP family protein, which codes for MKKSLKRTFRVSKYVIYKETLVDYKEHFWSFLGAFFGIGIIAFIQSHSLAQTENIFLIGSFGASSVLIYGAIQSPLAQPRNLVGGHVLSALVGVTVYQIVPDIIWLSAPLAVAFSIVLMQYTKTLHPPGGATALIAVSSTGKIPELGYWYVISPVLSGCIILLLVALFFNNITPNRSYPSHSRFKRLLRKKHIHGHTNPHKK
- a CDS encoding arginase family protein, which codes for MKRDINIFEFPLNLGLTKKDHEVEPGVRKLPDWLKKFDFHKRISPHRVFRLEAPKYAMNFDEESGVRNADKIIEYAKQQAELLLQNYDRNVFNIILGGDCSILIGNAVALRKIGNFGLFYLDGHTDFIPPHLSETGGAAGMDLAIMSGIGHNKLTDINGLKPYFQEDNIFCCGNAETDDEEYVNQIINSQIHYFDLENLRKNGFRKTAEDFLKIITEKQLDGFFIHLDADILKDEIMAAVDSRTEDGIDYHNLHEILTPLVESPKCFGIEMTILDPDYDKEGVYTRPFADNLIQIIKNKED